Proteins from a genomic interval of Schistosoma mansoni strain Puerto Rico chromosome 6, complete genome:
- a CDS encoding putative syntenin: protein MSLYPSLEELKVQTILDSQSNRPTTMQSNCQGPLPQMNSTLMGNRNEDNNLSSYNSCGGSVTYGSTVSGIFSQAGMECGINSMSIAPFSPSGALCLPLPAPFDCIDIKPGVRLVTLCKNEFGKVGIQLKEIQKGIFVSFVEGFSPAALGGVRFGDQVLEINDILVTGCSGTRSMEILKSSTPNNIRLVLRDRPFERVITVHKDSLGAIGIQVRNGLIKAIVKDSSAARNGILTNHQIIEVNGQNVVGLKDKDLLQLMDESKTPMKVTIIPKTFYDKLTRSLPSGQLRLQMDRSLPFV from the exons ATGTCTTTATACCCTTCTCTCGAAGAGTTAAAAGTACAGACTATACTTGACAGTCAAAGCAATAGACCAACCACTATGCAGTCCAATTGTCAAGGACCATTACCACAAATGAACTCTACTCTAATGGGAAATCGCAATGAGGATAATAATTTGTCTTCTTACAACAGTTGTGGTGGATCTGTTACCTATGGATCTACAGTATCTGGTATTTTTTCTCAAGCTGGTATGGAGTGTGGGATCAATTCAATGTCGATTGCCCCTTTTTCACCAAGCGGGGCACTTTGTCTACCACTTCCAGCACCATTCGATTGCATAGATATAAAACCAGGAGTTAGACTTGTTACTCTTTGTAAAAATGAATTCGGTAAAGTTGGAATTCAGCTTAAGGAAATACAGAAA GGTATATTTGTTTCATTTGTGGAGGGGTTTTCACCAGCTGCACTTGGCGGTGTGCGTTTTGGAGATCAAGTCCTGGAGATTAATGATATTCTAGTTACCGGTTGTTCAGGTACAAGATCTATGGAAATACTAAAAAGTTCAACTCCTAACAACATAAGACTTGTATTACGTGATCG TCCATTCGAACGTGTTATTACCGTGCATAAAGACAGTTTAGGTGCAATTGGTATACAAGTTCGTAATGGTTTAATTAAAGCAATCGTTAAAGACTCAAGTGCTGCACGTAATGGTATATTAACTAATCATCAAATTATCGAAGTTAATGGACAAAATGTTGTTGGTTTAAAAGATAAAGATTTATTACAACTTATGGACGAATCAAAAACTCCAATGAAAGTTACTATTATACCAAAGACATTTTATGATAAATTAACTAGAAG